Proteins found in one Candidatus Methylomirabilota bacterium genomic segment:
- a CDS encoding cobalamin-binding protein, with translation MYGNAPAEFPRRIVCLSTEHVEICYALGAGDRVVGVPGTARRPPAARDKPKVGAFTSFRLDRIRALGPDLALAFSDLQADVVAELIRAGIPVFCTNPRSVDEVMQSILTVGGVIGAEPAARALVLDMHDEINQLREFSSVWPDRPRVYFEEWHDPLITGIRWVSELIELAGGRDVFSDLRDRRGARDRVVDPAEVARRDPEIILVSWCGKPADVEVIRSRPGWDRVSAVQHGRVHEIDGADVLSPGPSMLVGLRQIHELVQQALRERD, from the coding sequence ATGTACGGTAACGCGCCGGCCGAGTTCCCGCGCCGCATCGTGTGCCTGAGCACCGAGCACGTGGAGATCTGCTACGCGCTCGGCGCGGGCGACCGGGTGGTTGGGGTGCCGGGCACCGCGCGCCGCCCGCCCGCGGCGCGGGACAAGCCCAAGGTCGGGGCGTTCACCTCGTTCCGGCTCGACCGCATCCGGGCCCTCGGGCCCGACCTGGCGCTGGCCTTCTCCGATCTTCAGGCCGACGTGGTGGCGGAGCTGATCCGCGCCGGGATACCCGTCTTCTGCACCAACCCGCGCTCGGTCGACGAGGTCATGCAGTCCATCCTCACGGTGGGCGGCGTCATCGGCGCCGAGCCGGCGGCGCGCGCGCTGGTGCTCGACATGCACGACGAGATCAATCAGCTGCGCGAGTTCTCGAGCGTCTGGCCGGACCGCCCCCGCGTGTACTTCGAGGAGTGGCACGATCCGCTCATCACCGGGATCCGCTGGGTGTCCGAGCTGATCGAGCTGGCGGGCGGGCGCGATGTCTTCAGCGATCTGCGCGACCGTCGCGGCGCGCGCGACCGGGTGGTCGACCCCGCCGAGGTGGCCCGCCGCGATCCCGAGATCATCCTCGTCTCCTGGTGCGGCAAGCCCGCCGACGTCGAGGTCATTCGAAGCCGACCCGGCTGGGATCGCGTCAGCGCGGTGCAGCACGGACGCGTTCACGAGATCGACGGCGCGGACGTGCTGAGCCCCGGGCCCTCGATGCTCGTCGGGCTGCGTCAAATCCACGAGCTGGTGCAGCAGGCCCTGCGCGAGCGCGACTGA